The Sesamum indicum cultivar Zhongzhi No. 13 linkage group LG1, S_indicum_v1.0, whole genome shotgun sequence genome includes a window with the following:
- the LOC105168329 gene encoding RNA polymerase sigma factor sigB has protein sequence MSCLLPQFKCSPDTFAVNFKSQSHTSVYSSKSREATSFRTQCILSTTPPPTLTATTTVLDFEKLQLSSLEAIPNQVPADRSWSTPTSSAKTAMLDLEGLPSLDAHPITTAANKPWTYVGAIAPPSEVTLGANLDTETLLTSEEAVIAAAASEALALAKAAVKVAKDAAMMVSHHKPTKSNSSATGMFADVNTPIFEKNQLAHLAERVDIRDAKVAEVGLGENYPAAHSLTESDDVEPSAEELEFLEAQLSKSIAVRSKRQTERRARRTRAAEKAAANIVSVKSGSSSRKKRSAVQDVDYSDPLRYLRGTTSSSRLLTASEEQVLSSGIQVLLKLERLQMELTQRYGGQPTFAQWAAAAGVDQKTLRKQINYGILCKDKMIKSNIRLVISIAKNYQGAGMNLQDLVQEGCRGLVRGAEKFDATKGFKFSTYAHWWIKQAVRKSLSDQSRTIRLPFHMVEATYRVKEARKQLYSENGRHPDDEEVAEATGLSMKRLSAVMLTPKAPRSLDQKIGINQDLKPSDVIADPEAETAEDLLIKQFMKQDLAKVLDSLNPREKQVVIWRFGLEDGRMKTLQEIGELMGVSRERIRQIESCAFRKLKNKKRTKHLQQYVMP, from the exons ATGTCTTGTCTGTTGCCACAATTCAAGTGCTCGCCGGACACTTTTGCTGTTAACTTCAAGTCCCAGAGCCATACTTCTGTCTACTCCT CAAAAAGTAGAGAGGCCACCAGTTTCCGGACACAATGTATCTTGTCTACCACACCACCACCGACATTGACAGCAACAACTACAGTACTTGACTTTGAGAAGTTACAATTATCATCACTAGAAGCTATTCCTAATCAAGTACCTGCTGATAGATCATGGTCAACACCAACATCATCAGCAAAAACTGCAATGCTTGACTTGGAGGGATTACCTTCTTTAGATGCTCATCCAATTACAACTGCTGCAAACAAACCATGGACATATGTTGGAGCAATTGCCCCCCCTTCCGAG GTAACTCTTGGAGCAAATTTAGATACAGAGACTCTTCTTACAAGTGAAGAAGCTGTTATTGCTGCTGCTGCATCTGAAGCACTTGCTTTAGCTAAAGCAGCAGTAAAGGTAGCAAAAGATGCCGCCATGATGGTCAGCCATCATAAACCCACAAAATCTAATAGCAGTGCTACAGGGATGTTTGCTGACGTCAATACTCCAATATTTGAGAAGAATCAGCTTGCTCATCTTGCGGAAAGAGTCGATATTAGAGATGCTAAAGTTGCAGAAGTTGGGTTGGGCGAAAATTATCCAGCTGCTCACTCGCTTACAGAATCTGATGATGTGGAGCCTAGTGCTGAGGAACTTGAATTTCTCGAAGCACAACTCTCCAAGAGTATAGCTGTCAGATCAAAGCGTCAAACTGAGCGCAGGGCCAGAAGAACTCGAGCTGCAGAGAAGGCGGCAGCCAACATTGTGTCTGTGAAATCTGGTTCGTCAAGCCGAAAAAAGCGCTCTGCTGTCCAGGATGTAGATTATTCAGACCCTCTGCGTTACTTAAGAGGGACTACAAGTTCTTCTAGGCTTCTCACTGCTTCCGAGGAGCAGGTGTTATCAAGCGGAATTCAG GTCCTTCTGAAGTTGGAAAGACTTCAGATGGAGCTTACACAACGCTATGGTGGTCAGCCTACCTTTGCCCAGTGGGCCGCAGCTGCTGGTGTTGATCAGAAAACCTTGAGGAagcaaataaattatggtattcTCTGCAAAGATAAAATGATTAAGAGCAACATCCGCTTAGTTATTTCTATTGCAAAAAATTACCAGGGAGCTGGAATGAATCTTCAAGATTTGGTTCAG GAAGGATGCCGAGGCCTTGTAAGAGGTGCAGAGAAATTTGATGCTACAAAAGGTTTCAAGTTCTCCACCTATGCTCACTGGTGGATTAAGCAAGCAGTGCGCAAATCTCTTTCTGACCAGTCCAGGACAATCAGACTACCT TTCCACATGGTTGAGGCGACTTATAGAGTGAAGGAGGCAAGAAAGCAATTGTATAGTGAAAATGGTAGACATCCCGATGATGAAGAAGTCGCTGAAGCGACAGGGCTCTCAATGAAAAGGCTGTCTGCCGTCATGTTGACCCCCAAAGCTCCAAGATCCCTCGACCAGAAAATCGGGATTAACCAGGACCTCAAACCTTCC GATGTGATTGCCGATCCTGAAGCAGAAACGGCAGAGGACCTGCTGATCAAGCAGTTCATGAAACAGGATTTGGCAAAGGTCCTAGACAGCCTAAATCCAAGAGAAAAGCAAGTCGTAATATGGAGATTTGGCCTAGAGGACGGTAGAATGAAGACATTGCAAGAAATCGGGGAGCTTATGGGTGTGAGCAGAGAAAGGATCAGACAGATAGAATCTTGCGCTTTCCGTAAGCTgaagaacaaaaagagaaCCAAGCACTTGCAACAATATGTAATGCCGTAA